CTCTGCAATGCTAATCAAATCGCTCGGGGACATTAGTCTACTGGCGTAGGTACTACGCGGCCACAATTCAACATCAGAATCCAAAAGAGTAGCAATACTCTCTGCAACTTCGGGCCACCAGTCCCTGTTTGTTCTAGTTACGCGATGATATGCATTTGGCGGATTCTTAACATCCAACCATACCGAATCCAGGAACGGCAGACATTTCTCAAGAATTCCAGGAACCGACCCCTGTGTATTCAGATTAATATGACCGCCGGGGCCTTCTTTCAAAGCTTTCAACAAGTCAACAAGCTCTTTCTGAATTGTAGGTTCGCCGCCTGTGATACAGAATCCATCGACCAGATTACCTTCTGTGGAGGAGACAATTTCTTGTACAGCCATTTCTTTCCCCGAATCGAGCGGTAGAAGTTCTGCATTTTGACAATATGGACAGTCAAAATTACAACCAGCCGTAAATATAACAGATACAGGAATCTTGGGAACATCCACTAGGCTCAAGTCCAGAATAGAACCAATCCGCATTGTATGAGAATGCCTCATCGAGACTATGACGTGATCCGTTATATCTCTAGCCGTAATAGAGTTCTCCTTCAATTGCGTTTTGTTCTTGCTATTTGAAGCAATAATACCCCGAAGAGATTTTCTAGAACACTTATTATATCATATTCATTCCTCTGAGGATACGGGGCCTACTAATAATGGAAACACAAGCTGCATTAGAACAATCAGAAATCTT
The Candidatus Thorarchaeota archaeon genome window above contains:
- a CDS encoding anaerobic ribonucleoside-triphosphate reductase activating protein, with amino-acid sequence MRIGSILDLSLVDVPKIPVSVIFTAGCNFDCPYCQNAELLPLDSGKEMAVQEIVSSTEGNLVDGFCITGGEPTIQKELVDLLKALKEGPGGHINLNTQGSVPGILEKCLPFLDSVWLDVKNPPNAYHRVTRTNRDWWPEVAESIATLLDSDVELWPRSTYASRLMSPSDLISIAEALEDLGYSGEYMVQNYVASSGVRESEAESLEEPDLEDLSDIEDKIPDCIDLTYQWR